ATCTACTGAGTAAATCAGCAGATGTTGTTGTCCGCTATCAAGGCGGAGTCAATGCTGGACATACGGTTGTTGTCCAGGGTCAAACCTTTAAACTCCACCTAATTCCCTCTGGTATTCTTTACCCTGATACGGCCTGCATCATTGGCGGGGGAACGGTGATCGACCCCAAGGTACTCATCGGAGAAATCGATCAACTCCACCAGCTCAACATCTCCACAGAGCAGTTGATGATTTCCGAAACGGCCCACGTAACGATGCCTTACCACCGGCTGATCGATCAAGCCTCGGAAGAGAAACGGGGAGAACACAAAATTGGAACCACTAAACGGGGAATTGGCCCTACCTACAGCGATAAATCGGAACGCACGGGTATTCGGATCATTGACCTGATGCAACCGGATATTCTCCGCAAGCAACTGCAATGGACGGTTGAATACAAAAATGCTCTGATTGAAAAGCTTTATGACTTACCGCCTCTTGACCCCAAAGAAGTCATTGAACAATACTTAGCATACGCGGAACGGTTGCGCCCCTATGTGGTCGATAGTTCCCTAAAAATCTATGAGGCGATAAAAAAACGTCACAATATCTTATTTGAAGGGGCCCAAGGAACACTGCTCGATTTAGACCACGGAACCTATCCCTATGTGACTTCCTCTAATCCTATTGCCGGGGGAGCCTGTGTGGGGGCAGGAGTGGGGCCAACTATGATTGACCGGGTGATTGGGGTGGCCAAAGCCTATACGACCCGTGTGGGTGAGGGCCCCTTTCCCACGGAACTCAAAGACGAAATTGGTCAAGAATTAGGGGATGTGGGAGCTGAATTTGGCACAACTACGGGTCGCCCCCGGCGCTGTGGTTGGTTTGATTCGGTGATTGGTCGCTATGCGGTGCGGATTAATGGCCTGGATTGTTTAGCGATTACTAAACTGGATGTTCTCGATAATATCGATGAAATTAAGGTCTGTGTGGCCTATGAAATCGATGGCCAACGGTGCGAAAATTTCCCCACCAATGCCCGAATTTTTGCCAAGTGTAAACCGATCTACGAAACGGTTCCAGGGTGGAAACAATCAACGGCTGAGTGTCGTACGTTGGAGGATTTGCCAAAAGCTGCCTTAGATTATCTCAAATTTCTAGCAGAACTGATGGATGTGCCGATCGCTATTGTTTCTTTAGGAGCGAGCCGCGATCGCACCATCATCGTCGAAGACCCCATCCACGGGCCCAAACGGGCCTTACTTGATGCCAATGGTGTTCCCGTGAAGACCAATGGCCACTAATTGCCTATTGGTCTAGACTAGACCAGGGCAACCATTCAACCTGAGTTAAAATAAGCACTGAAACAGAGATTATGGAACTTACTATTGAGTGTCACGAAAGAGAAGCAGGAAGCAAAGCCAGAGCCTTACGCCGTTCTGGATTAATCCCGGCAAATTTATACGGCCATAAAGGCAATGAATCGATATCTTTAACCGTTGACGATAAAACGGCTCAACAGTTACTGAAAGATGCTGTAGTCAATAATACTCTAATTAACGTAAATATCCCGGAACTCTCTTGGAACGGTAAAGCCCTGTTGCGGGAAGTTCAACGGCATCCTTGGAAAGGTTTTCCCTATCATCTGAGTTTCTTTTCTATTGCCTCTCAGAAGAGTGTGGAAGTGGATGTGCGCTTAAACTTCGTGGGCGAGGCGATCGGGGTGAAACAATCCGGTGGTTTACTCGATTCTCCCATTAGTGAAGTGCGGGTTCAATGTCCTCCCGATCGCATTCCAGAAACTATTGATGTGGATGTGAGCAATCTGCCCGTTGGGGGGTCTTTAGCAGTCAAAGATATCAATATCCCCGAAGGAGTCAGAATCATGGCTGAACCCAAACAGTTGGTCGTAACCGTACTCGCTTCTAGGGTGACTCGGAAAATGGCAGAAGAAGAGGGTGAAGTTTAGAGTTGAGATGAAGGGGTTAGGGAGCGAGATGCTCCCACACCGAAACAGCAGTGCGGGCATCTTGCCCGCTAGTTATGCCCATTTACTGGATTTGATGTGATAGCTCAGTTTGGGCTAGATTTCTTTCTGTACGAACTGTTGATGTTCTGTGGACTGAATCCCTTCTTGCAAAACGCTTAAAACTTGGGCCATATTGCCTTGGATCATTGCTTCAACATCTAATCGCAACCCAGGAAAGATTGTCGAGGAAATAATACCGGTTTCATCCGGTGATAGGGCTACATAATCCCCCTTGTCTAAGCGAAACCAATCAATCCGGCGATCGCACACCTGCCAAACAATATACTCTTGTACGCCACTGCGCCGATACGAGCGTTTTTTATCCCCCAGATCGATCGCCGCACTACTGGCAGCAATTTCGACCACTAATTCCGGTGCGTCTTCTAAGTATCCATCTTCACTCAGTCTGACTTGCCCACCCTGCTCAGGACGAATAAACAATACCCCATCCGGTTGCAGTTCATTGTCAATATCTAAACGCACCGTTGGCTCAATTCCCATTTGAGTCTGGGGTGTAGCCACTTTGTATGTCCACAACCAACCCATCACATTACCATGGGGTTCGGCATGGGGGGTAAACCGTAGGGGAGAAGCCATATATACAACTCCTTCGATTAATTCAGCTTTTTTTAGGTCTGTCATTTGGCAATAGCGACGCTCAAACTCAGGACGAGTGAGGCGATCGCCATTTTCCAGAGGCGGAACAGAAGGCAGAGTCATCTGGCGATCTTTGGAGGTGGTGGGTAATGCAGAAGTCATAGATTTGGAGCGTTATGGCTAGGCGATCGCTTTTTATTGTAGATCAATAGCCAATTACTTCTTATGCCTGAA
This is a stretch of genomic DNA from Roseofilum capinflatum BLCC-M114. It encodes these proteins:
- a CDS encoding adenylosuccinate synthase, with protein sequence MANVVVIGAQWGDEGKGKITDLLSKSADVVVRYQGGVNAGHTVVVQGQTFKLHLIPSGILYPDTACIIGGGTVIDPKVLIGEIDQLHQLNISTEQLMISETAHVTMPYHRLIDQASEEKRGEHKIGTTKRGIGPTYSDKSERTGIRIIDLMQPDILRKQLQWTVEYKNALIEKLYDLPPLDPKEVIEQYLAYAERLRPYVVDSSLKIYEAIKKRHNILFEGAQGTLLDLDHGTYPYVTSSNPIAGGACVGAGVGPTMIDRVIGVAKAYTTRVGEGPFPTELKDEIGQELGDVGAEFGTTTGRPRRCGWFDSVIGRYAVRINGLDCLAITKLDVLDNIDEIKVCVAYEIDGQRCENFPTNARIFAKCKPIYETVPGWKQSTAECRTLEDLPKAALDYLKFLAELMDVPIAIVSLGASRDRTIIVEDPIHGPKRALLDANGVPVKTNGH
- a CDS encoding 50S ribosomal protein L25/general stress protein Ctc produces the protein MELTIECHEREAGSKARALRRSGLIPANLYGHKGNESISLTVDDKTAQQLLKDAVVNNTLINVNIPELSWNGKALLREVQRHPWKGFPYHLSFFSIASQKSVEVDVRLNFVGEAIGVKQSGGLLDSPISEVRVQCPPDRIPETIDVDVSNLPVGGSLAVKDINIPEGVRIMAEPKQLVVTVLASRVTRKMAEEEGEV
- a CDS encoding Uma2 family endonuclease, encoding MTSALPTTSKDRQMTLPSVPPLENGDRLTRPEFERRYCQMTDLKKAELIEGVVYMASPLRFTPHAEPHGNVMGWLWTYKVATPQTQMGIEPTVRLDIDNELQPDGVLFIRPEQGGQVRLSEDGYLEDAPELVVEIAASSAAIDLGDKKRSYRRSGVQEYIVWQVCDRRIDWFRLDKGDYVALSPDETGIISSTIFPGLRLDVEAMIQGNMAQVLSVLQEGIQSTEHQQFVQKEI